In Aliivibrio wodanis, a genomic segment contains:
- a CDS encoding type VI secretion-related protein, with protein sequence MPSAARLGDSGGGHGCFPATPIIAGSGDVSINGKPAARKGDAVLLHACPCPYKPHGIHGRSISAGSSNVSINGKPAARKGDAIDCGGSVASGSGDVFIGDTPYQSPTHECGEGASGDKIPFLRILPMATPKPAFWAKAPFIPEQFAELAKQQVKTQLTEVPPGALPPLAEEMVNSVKNGASKKEMLALLEGETTKAMRRKAREAITQQASAKAPKKAERFSKDMDAAEKAMLSDHIYTLDKPADELDDRRTQLADDFDNDSGWSLASDDDLDKLGLRPEDFKVNKTNFRAQVYMPDPEVFGPEAKPVLAFRGTEAGGDWTKANLPQGLNRDSAYYKRAVNLGTKIKNNRQSIEIAGHSLGGGLASAASTAGDLPATTFNSAGLHEKTVERYGVPEGVQGSDDNITRYRIDGELLTFLQEDIPLISRLTSSAIGNTTHTLPKPKSLTAEAVGATAALGLGFGAGGAVAGFAGVKGKEKLDLHGMDMMIEAIEERKVSDLHSLAQQA encoded by the coding sequence ATGCCGAGTGCAGCAAGGTTAGGTGACAGCGGCGGCGGTCATGGGTGTTTCCCTGCCACGCCGATAATAGCAGGCAGTGGTGACGTATCGATTAATGGCAAACCAGCAGCTCGAAAAGGGGATGCGGTTCTGCTCCACGCTTGTCCGTGTCCTTATAAGCCACATGGTATCCATGGGCGCAGTATCTCTGCTGGTTCATCAAACGTTTCAATAAACGGGAAGCCTGCAGCTCGAAAAGGGGACGCCATTGATTGTGGTGGGTCTGTCGCGTCAGGCTCGGGAGATGTCTTCATTGGCGATACGCCGTATCAGTCTCCAACACATGAATGTGGTGAAGGCGCAAGTGGGGATAAAATTCCATTCTTGCGTATCTTACCGATGGCGACACCAAAGCCCGCTTTTTGGGCGAAAGCGCCTTTCATTCCCGAGCAATTTGCTGAGCTAGCAAAGCAGCAGGTAAAAACGCAACTGACAGAAGTTCCGCCAGGCGCCTTGCCTCCTCTAGCCGAAGAAATGGTTAACTCAGTAAAAAATGGCGCGTCGAAAAAAGAGATGTTGGCACTGCTAGAAGGGGAAACCACCAAGGCGATGCGACGCAAAGCACGAGAAGCGATTACACAGCAAGCGAGTGCTAAGGCTCCAAAGAAGGCAGAGCGTTTTAGCAAAGATATGGATGCCGCTGAAAAAGCCATGCTGAGTGATCACATCTACACATTAGATAAGCCAGCTGATGAACTGGATGATAGACGCACGCAGTTGGCGGATGATTTTGATAACGATTCTGGCTGGTCGTTGGCGAGTGATGACGACTTGGATAAATTAGGATTGCGTCCTGAGGACTTCAAGGTCAATAAGACTAACTTCCGCGCGCAAGTTTATATGCCGGATCCAGAAGTATTTGGGCCAGAGGCCAAGCCAGTGCTAGCTTTTCGAGGCACAGAAGCGGGAGGTGACTGGACTAAGGCCAATCTTCCTCAAGGGTTGAACAGAGATTCGGCGTATTACAAACGAGCAGTAAACCTTGGAACAAAAATCAAGAATAATCGTCAGTCGATTGAGATCGCAGGACATTCTTTAGGTGGTGGTTTAGCCTCTGCTGCCTCGACAGCAGGGGACCTCCCTGCCACTACTTTCAACAGTGCAGGGTTGCATGAAAAGACAGTAGAACGTTATGGAGTTCCGGAAGGGGTGCAGGGCAGTGATGACAATATAACTCGTTACCGAATAGACGGAGAGCTGCTTACTTTTCTTCAAGAAGATATACCTTTGATTAGCCGCTTGACGTCAAGTGCGATAGGTAATACCACACATACTTTGCCAAAGCCTAAATCATTAACAGCGGAGGCCGTTGGAGCCACCGCTGCGCTAGGGCTTGGGTTTGGTGCCGGTGGTGCGGTGGCCGGTTTTGCAGGCGTAAAAGGCAAAGAGAAGTTGGATCTACATGGCATGGATATGATGATAGAAGCGATAGAAGAGCGTAAAGTCAGTGATTTACATTCCCTAGCACAACAGGCCTAA
- a CDS encoding ankyrin repeat containing protein — MFRSKPYPEVFFSGDLLTVAEALKKKDIEKAKQLAEKLPDIDALGKEHFTLLAFAVADNNVPAIKMLMTLGADPAAKLEDTVIAGSDVSETVAHFSMWRKTTEALKAMLETGMDTEIKSGSSTLIFDVPALEDNDSLKLLVEFGADVNVRDRLGQTPLFDFINVSFDEALYLLDHGADPFVMSKSGMTAAYSVQASLNFMDKSTEAYQKMLIIQQKMTELGVTFPALTPYGERFRNDIVYCKEPKGYRPRAECKVEGVNRFQKPQSEGSKLADEQILRERYGIDAKL; from the coding sequence ATGTTTCGTAGTAAACCGTATCCAGAAGTGTTTTTTTCAGGTGATTTATTGACAGTGGCCGAAGCCCTTAAGAAAAAGGATATTGAAAAAGCTAAGCAGTTGGCAGAAAAATTGCCGGATATTGATGCATTAGGCAAAGAGCACTTTACCTTGTTAGCTTTTGCCGTGGCTGATAACAATGTTCCAGCCATTAAAATGTTGATGACGTTAGGGGCAGATCCTGCCGCTAAACTTGAAGATACAGTGATCGCTGGAAGTGATGTCTCAGAAACGGTGGCACATTTTTCTATGTGGCGTAAAACCACAGAGGCACTTAAAGCTATGTTGGAAACGGGTATGGACACCGAAATAAAAAGTGGCAGCAGTACCCTGATTTTCGACGTGCCGGCTCTAGAAGATAACGATTCTTTGAAACTATTGGTTGAGTTTGGCGCTGATGTAAATGTCAGAGATCGCTTAGGCCAAACGCCTTTGTTTGATTTTATTAATGTTAGTTTCGATGAGGCATTATATCTGTTGGACCATGGTGCGGATCCTTTTGTAATGTCTAAATCAGGAATGACAGCAGCATACTCAGTTCAAGCTTCATTAAATTTTATGGACAAGTCTACAGAAGCGTACCAAAAAATGCTCATCATCCAACAGAAAATGACAGAGCTGGGTGTGACGTTTCCGGCACTCACTCCTTATGGTGAGCGTTTTCGTAACGATATCGTCTATTGCAAAGAGCCTAAGGGGTATCGACCTCGTGCAGAATGTAAAGTTGAAGGCGTGAATCGATTTCAAAAGCCTCAATCTGAAGGATCTAAGTTGGCTGATGAACAGATCCTACGTGAGCGCTATGGCATTGATGCGAAACTTTAA
- the hpc gene encoding Hcp protein (haemolysin co-regulated protein) — translation MPTPCYISIEGQTQGLITAGACTADSIGDSFVEGHEDEMLVQQFEHIVTVPTDPQSGQPSGQRVHKPFKFTVCLNKAVPLLYNALASGEKMSNVELKWYRTSIEGKQENFFTTKLENASIVDIYCEMPHCQDPTKYDFTQNVTVSLSYRKITWDHVNAGTSGSDDWRKPIEA, via the coding sequence ATGCCAACTCCATGTTATATCTCAATTGAAGGTCAAACTCAGGGCCTAATTACTGCTGGTGCATGCACCGCAGATTCCATCGGTGACTCATTTGTTGAAGGTCATGAAGATGAGATGCTAGTACAACAGTTCGAACACATCGTAACGGTTCCAACCGACCCACAATCTGGCCAACCTTCAGGTCAACGTGTTCACAAACCATTTAAGTTCACGGTATGCCTAAACAAAGCAGTACCACTGCTATACAACGCATTGGCATCAGGTGAAAAAATGTCAAACGTAGAGCTGAAATGGTACCGCACCTCTATCGAAGGTAAGCAAGAAAACTTCTTCACCACCAAGCTAGAGAATGCGTCTATCGTCGATATCTATTGTGAAATGCCTCACTGTCAAGATCCTACGAAATACGACTTTACTCAAAACGTCACAGTATCGCTTTCTTACCGCAAAATTACGTGGGATCACGTAAATGCAGGTACGTCTGGTTCTGATGACTGGCGTAAACCAATCGAGGCGTGA
- a CDS encoding VgrG protein codes for MAKLTFTLTVEGLPEETFVVTGYQGKESLSDSSFGVSQACYGFRYNIELASRQSGITAQQIVDKTAQLTMQRNGEPVQFVNGIIRQFSQGDIGHHHTVYSLVLVPALERLSLRQNSRIFQLKTVQNIISQILGEMGVSDFSFALKRPLSQREFCVQYRETDLEFVHRLAAEEGITYYIEQADGKHTIVFFDDSALISKYGAPVLHNGLAGGQADDPFVFQFKIEHQSEPSHLTFKDYSFKKPSYGFLQEQQGTDLSFQQSSYEHYDFPGRYKDDGSGIAFSQLRLEYLRRESNLGQGKSNHHALQAGVKFGLSENLEASANRDWIVVSVTHQGTQPQALEEGGGHGATTYSNQFTVIPASKTWRAKPQPKPQVDGPMIAKVVGPAGEEIYCDEHGRVKVHFPWDRESEQNEHSSCWVRVSQGWAGAQYGFMAVPRIGHEVIVSFLHGDPDQPIITGRTYHATNVAPYMLPNHKTRTVIKTQTHQGEGSNEIRFEDQASIEQIFIHAQKDQDIITENHHRELVGVDRHLRVGRHWLQMITENVNRMVGKNVIEEFGQDHQVKIGRDVIKQILGKISQHVVGGIISKIDGSTVTQIGASEEKEIGANQRVSVANESGLKATKIVLEAGDSLTIKGPGGFVKIDGGGVTISGTKVKINEGGSPDTGTAPAMIKPQDPDKPQEPDGPDERG; via the coding sequence ATGGCAAAGTTAACATTCACCCTAACCGTTGAAGGATTACCAGAAGAGACATTTGTGGTGACGGGTTATCAAGGTAAAGAATCGCTATCGGATTCGAGCTTTGGCGTATCTCAGGCTTGTTATGGTTTTCGCTATAACATTGAATTAGCAAGCCGACAATCCGGCATAACCGCCCAACAGATCGTGGATAAGACCGCCCAACTGACCATGCAACGTAATGGCGAGCCCGTTCAATTCGTGAATGGTATCATTCGTCAGTTTTCTCAAGGTGACATTGGTCATCATCATACCGTCTATTCTCTTGTTTTAGTGCCCGCCCTTGAGCGTTTATCGTTACGTCAAAACAGTCGAATTTTCCAGTTAAAAACGGTTCAAAACATCATTAGCCAAATACTGGGAGAAATGGGCGTATCGGACTTTAGTTTCGCACTAAAAAGACCCCTTTCTCAACGTGAATTCTGCGTTCAATACCGTGAAACCGATTTAGAGTTTGTGCACCGTCTCGCAGCCGAAGAAGGGATTACCTATTACATCGAACAAGCCGATGGTAAACACACCATAGTGTTCTTTGACGACAGTGCTTTGATCAGCAAGTATGGCGCGCCTGTATTACACAATGGATTGGCCGGTGGACAAGCGGATGATCCCTTTGTCTTCCAATTTAAAATTGAACATCAAAGTGAGCCAAGTCACCTCACTTTCAAAGATTACAGCTTCAAAAAGCCAAGCTATGGTTTTTTGCAAGAGCAGCAAGGTACAGATCTTAGCTTCCAACAAAGCAGCTACGAACATTACGACTTTCCGGGACGATATAAAGATGATGGCTCTGGCATCGCCTTTAGCCAGCTTCGTCTCGAATACTTACGTCGAGAATCAAACCTAGGGCAAGGTAAAAGTAACCACCATGCGCTCCAAGCTGGAGTTAAATTTGGTTTAAGTGAAAACCTAGAGGCAAGCGCGAACCGAGATTGGATTGTTGTCTCGGTGACGCATCAAGGTACGCAACCTCAAGCGCTAGAAGAAGGTGGAGGCCACGGAGCAACCACATACTCGAACCAATTTACCGTTATTCCCGCAAGCAAGACATGGCGAGCGAAACCTCAGCCGAAACCGCAAGTGGATGGCCCAATGATAGCGAAGGTGGTCGGCCCCGCAGGTGAAGAGATCTACTGTGACGAACATGGTCGAGTGAAAGTGCATTTCCCATGGGATAGAGAGAGCGAACAAAACGAGCACAGTTCATGCTGGGTGCGCGTATCTCAGGGTTGGGCAGGGGCGCAATATGGTTTCATGGCCGTGCCACGCATTGGTCATGAAGTTATCGTCTCATTCTTACATGGCGATCCAGATCAACCTATCATCACAGGCCGCACTTATCATGCGACCAATGTGGCGCCGTATATGTTGCCAAACCATAAAACTCGAACCGTAATAAAAACCCAAACCCATCAGGGGGAAGGCTCTAACGAAATCCGTTTTGAAGATCAGGCCAGTATTGAGCAGATCTTCATTCACGCACAAAAAGACCAAGACATCATTACCGAAAACCATCATCGAGAGCTTGTGGGGGTCGATAGACACTTAAGAGTGGGTCGACACTGGCTGCAAATGATCACTGAAAATGTCAATCGAATGGTTGGCAAAAATGTGATAGAGGAATTTGGTCAAGATCATCAGGTCAAAATTGGCAGAGATGTCATTAAACAGATTTTAGGCAAGATAAGTCAGCACGTTGTAGGCGGAATTATCTCTAAAATTGATGGAAGTACAGTCACTCAAATTGGCGCATCTGAAGAAAAAGAAATTGGTGCGAACCAACGTGTGAGCGTTGCTAATGAAAGCGGCTTAAAAGCGACCAAAATTGTACTAGAAGCAGGAGACTCCCTAACCATCAAGGGCCCAGGAGGGTTCGTTAAAATTGATGGCGGTGGGGTCACTATTTCAGGAACCAAGGTCAAAATTAACGAAGGTGGTTCACCTGATACCGGTACAGCCCCTGCTATGATTAAACCGCAAGACCCTGATAAACCTCAAGAACCTGATGGTCCGGATGAGAGGGGGTAA
- a CDS encoding RHS protein, whose product MSQNKHTELMSSAQAAELNFSTDNVKEGNCKECNCEVFVRCHYDDDSPIKEAPYTLIDSKKGETSGQTDENGLLKVINMPCGGYELLLGEGTDVYEPKDVLANNPALQTNPEYAAITGEYFALYTILNRKGYLTYDADDSDEDEVDVDGVGIMSMFGAAPDGYEKAYKRFWELHEEINDGPTSLKEAVNRTHCGLAGEVAGQAKDNEALILFCEVALGFVPVVGQAMDLYDLGSWGWKTYEGKNLDEWHWSEGALVALGFIPGLGDAGKKIGLTILDTLKKADPGVIQLAIKKIRSLSNGNVVKYLMGFGKEVKALAIKAKELIVKIIRGLVKVLNDAAKSGGWIIAMMKDKFLYFIKAMQSLENKMDESIAWMCGKVDEFMKMVATRIPGTTTKKNAAITPEKANVGKADPHRKQSEKGDGTLETCVGSGGKKTNETCEVGEPVDLLTGKAYETREDFVVSSRLPLVHERYYQSMGERETGLLGKLWRSNWDISLTVEGSIVTFIDKDYSIAFFEAPYQGSPTRSELMPQWRLHRGEHGNLFLKNKNGLEYHFEYAVGTTLRLTKQQDAYGNATQFVYDRGCLKWVVLCDGRLIQVETQRNRIQALTLCEADKTPTVVLARYSYDKNGFLQSVRADAGRSFDYQYRKEGYLTRWNDLSQTWVEHDYDDKGRTIATRCSGGYWDDGITYDDENRIHYYHTAFGGTQALHLDDQNRPLQMVDEFGNPTKSVWQDDLLISQENVLGETLQYTYDDWGNITSAIEPDGAEHAYEYNEQGWLLCYTNPMGAVYSYEYNTCGDVTVITDPEARQTQISYTEFGQRASVTGPDGSTTHYSYYNNGLLARVEPPVGYGMDLFYDKQGRLIKRVTDNKQVREWVYEKSSKQPCRIQYEDGTYAHFEYDIEGNLTKATDALGNSQHFNYGPFDKLSKVVDPLGAVTQYHYNAEAEFAGVTNTHGQKWYYDFDKGGRVAAEHHYDARVDHYQYDAAGRLNRHIKPDGVQHSHRYDPSGKLLETVTLDHNEQQLGKAWYEYDAASRLTYTENGDAWVSFAYSQSGLLLEENLNGTPIVHEYDEHGRRIGSSGSKTARQYQWTKHQLQQLSVGEHTPLQFAYHPCGQEQTRATEQGFSLHHQWSDTGLLLEQQLGTHGDSLRQYQYDALDRLVGIDDAKRGQSRFSLNANGQVQAERQQKRWESQQRFVHLFGYDSELNLNQQGFATEYGDSDSNVVSLDDARVKRQSRQYDKAGRVLDTGRFRYHYDRCGRVIEKTEYKDGYRPKTTRFVWNGDDRLTHIELPDGGRYRYRYDPLGRRVAKECLSTQRITEYMWDGANIVQHSQKSADGSVIQAIEYLYEPESFRPLAQVTHKANQASQLHYIVTDHAGTPQELCSENGEVVWQGEQALWGHYQQQNALPNHGFRENAHNDGLYCDLRYQGQIEDRESGLYYNVNRYYDADSGQYLSPDPIGFAGGLRPQAYVFNPLDWVDPLGLSRYPGVDFSNSDALYSGTNNQKNIVQIQLQGTRSRDFTQANRAAGFSSTPKGYTWHHANDFNPIGGTSTMQLVQRSAHEETYPHSGSASQFSKEFGVKYDTPEAVFVSEEKGWLKGRTPKKSCG is encoded by the coding sequence ATGAGCCAGAATAAGCACACGGAACTAATGAGTAGTGCGCAAGCCGCTGAGCTTAATTTCTCTACAGACAACGTTAAAGAAGGCAACTGCAAAGAGTGCAATTGTGAAGTATTTGTACGTTGCCATTACGACGACGATAGCCCGATAAAAGAAGCGCCTTACACCTTGATTGACAGCAAGAAAGGTGAAACGAGTGGGCAAACCGATGAAAATGGCTTACTAAAAGTGATTAATATGCCTTGTGGAGGCTATGAGTTGCTTTTGGGTGAAGGTACCGACGTTTATGAACCAAAGGACGTGTTGGCGAATAACCCTGCTCTGCAAACCAACCCAGAATATGCCGCCATCACAGGTGAGTACTTTGCGCTTTATACCATTTTAAATAGAAAAGGGTACCTTACCTACGATGCAGACGACAGCGATGAAGATGAAGTTGACGTTGATGGTGTTGGTATCATGTCGATGTTTGGCGCCGCTCCTGATGGATATGAAAAAGCATACAAGCGGTTTTGGGAACTCCATGAAGAAATCAACGACGGGCCGACGTCATTAAAAGAAGCGGTGAACCGTACCCACTGTGGCCTCGCGGGGGAAGTTGCAGGACAAGCAAAAGACAACGAAGCGTTGATCTTATTCTGCGAAGTCGCCCTTGGTTTTGTGCCAGTCGTCGGTCAGGCGATGGATCTCTACGACCTTGGTAGTTGGGGTTGGAAAACCTATGAAGGAAAAAACCTTGATGAGTGGCATTGGTCTGAAGGCGCGCTTGTTGCGTTGGGCTTTATCCCGGGTTTGGGCGACGCAGGTAAAAAAATTGGTTTAACGATCCTTGATACGCTGAAAAAAGCCGATCCAGGAGTGATACAGCTAGCGATAAAGAAAATTCGCAGTCTGTCTAATGGTAACGTCGTTAAATATTTAATGGGCTTTGGCAAAGAAGTGAAAGCGCTTGCCATTAAAGCGAAAGAACTGATTGTGAAAATAATCAGGGGGTTAGTAAAGGTTCTAAATGATGCAGCCAAGAGCGGTGGTTGGATCATAGCGATGATGAAAGACAAGTTTTTGTATTTTATTAAAGCGATGCAGAGCCTAGAGAATAAAATGGATGAATCAATTGCATGGATGTGCGGCAAAGTTGATGAGTTCATGAAAATGGTGGCCACCCGTATCCCTGGAACCACAACAAAGAAAAACGCGGCGATAACACCAGAAAAAGCCAACGTAGGTAAGGCCGACCCACACAGAAAGCAATCAGAGAAAGGGGATGGCACTTTAGAGACGTGCGTTGGGAGTGGAGGAAAAAAAACCAACGAGACATGTGAGGTCGGTGAGCCTGTTGACCTATTGACGGGTAAAGCCTACGAGACGAGAGAGGATTTTGTTGTTTCATCCCGACTACCGCTTGTTCATGAGCGCTATTATCAATCGATGGGAGAGAGGGAAACGGGTCTACTTGGTAAACTCTGGCGCAGCAATTGGGATATAAGCCTAACGGTTGAAGGCTCAATCGTTACATTTATTGATAAAGATTACTCGATAGCCTTTTTCGAGGCGCCTTATCAAGGCTCACCAACTCGTTCAGAGCTGATGCCGCAATGGCGATTGCATCGTGGTGAACACGGTAATTTATTCTTAAAAAACAAGAACGGCCTTGAGTATCATTTTGAATATGCAGTCGGCACGACATTACGCCTTACCAAACAGCAAGATGCCTATGGGAATGCTACGCAGTTTGTTTACGATCGTGGTTGTTTAAAATGGGTCGTACTTTGCGATGGGCGGTTGATCCAAGTTGAAACGCAAAGAAACCGAATTCAAGCACTCACGCTGTGTGAAGCAGATAAAACGCCAACGGTTGTGCTTGCGCGGTACAGTTATGACAAAAATGGATTTTTACAGTCCGTTCGTGCGGACGCAGGGCGCAGCTTTGACTATCAATACCGTAAAGAAGGTTACTTAACGCGCTGGAATGATCTTTCTCAAACTTGGGTAGAGCACGATTATGACGATAAGGGCCGGACCATTGCGACGCGATGCTCTGGTGGCTATTGGGATGATGGGATCACCTACGATGATGAAAACCGTATTCACTACTATCACACAGCATTTGGTGGCACCCAAGCCCTTCACCTTGATGATCAAAACAGACCACTGCAAATGGTCGATGAATTTGGCAACCCAACCAAAAGTGTTTGGCAAGACGATCTGCTGATCAGCCAAGAGAACGTGCTCGGTGAAACCCTTCAATACACCTACGACGATTGGGGTAACATAACCAGTGCCATTGAGCCAGATGGAGCCGAGCACGCCTACGAGTACAACGAACAAGGTTGGTTGCTGTGCTACACAAACCCAATGGGGGCGGTTTACTCCTATGAGTACAACACGTGTGGTGACGTCACGGTCATTACGGATCCAGAAGCGCGCCAAACCCAAATTAGCTATACCGAGTTTGGTCAGCGTGCGAGCGTAACAGGGCCTGACGGCTCAACAACCCATTACTCGTACTATAACAATGGCTTGTTGGCACGGGTTGAGCCGCCTGTCGGCTACGGTATGGACTTGTTCTACGACAAACAAGGCCGTCTTATCAAGCGCGTGACAGACAATAAGCAAGTGCGAGAATGGGTCTACGAGAAGAGCAGCAAGCAACCTTGTCGCATTCAGTATGAAGATGGTACTTACGCCCACTTTGAGTACGATATTGAAGGCAACCTTACCAAAGCGACAGACGCGCTTGGCAATAGCCAACATTTCAATTACGGGCCTTTCGACAAGCTATCTAAGGTGGTTGACCCACTTGGCGCTGTGACACAATATCACTATAATGCGGAAGCCGAGTTTGCCGGTGTCACCAACACTCATGGTCAAAAGTGGTACTACGATTTTGATAAAGGTGGACGAGTGGCTGCCGAGCACCACTATGATGCCCGTGTCGACCACTATCAGTACGATGCAGCAGGTCGATTGAACCGCCATATCAAGCCCGATGGGGTGCAGCACAGTCACCGTTACGATCCGTCAGGCAAACTACTTGAGACGGTGACGCTCGATCATAACGAGCAACAATTAGGTAAAGCTTGGTATGAGTATGACGCGGCATCCCGCTTAACCTACACCGAAAATGGCGATGCATGGGTATCCTTTGCTTACAGCCAATCAGGGCTGCTATTGGAAGAAAACCTCAATGGCACCCCAATCGTTCATGAATACGACGAACATGGACGCCGTATTGGTTCATCAGGCAGTAAAACCGCACGACAATATCAATGGACTAAGCACCAATTACAGCAACTCTCGGTAGGTGAGCATACCCCGCTGCAATTTGCGTATCACCCCTGTGGGCAAGAGCAAACCCGCGCCACAGAGCAGGGGTTTAGCCTTCACCACCAATGGAGTGACACCGGGTTGCTGCTAGAGCAACAGCTCGGCACACATGGTGACAGCTTACGCCAATATCAATACGATGCCCTCGATAGGCTAGTGGGCATTGACGATGCCAAACGCGGTCAATCTAGGTTCAGCCTAAACGCCAATGGACAAGTTCAAGCCGAACGCCAGCAAAAGCGTTGGGAAAGCCAGCAACGCTTTGTACACCTGTTTGGTTACGACAGTGAGCTCAACCTGAACCAACAAGGCTTTGCCACAGAATATGGCGATAGCGACAGCAATGTGGTCTCGCTCGATGACGCACGAGTCAAACGCCAATCTCGCCAATACGATAAGGCAGGTCGTGTATTGGATACGGGGCGATTTCGATATCACTACGATAGGTGTGGTCGCGTAATCGAAAAAACTGAATACAAAGACGGCTACCGACCAAAAACCACCCGTTTTGTTTGGAATGGCGATGACAGGCTCACTCATATAGAACTGCCCGATGGCGGGCGGTACCGCTACCGTTATGACCCATTAGGCAGGCGAGTCGCAAAAGAGTGTTTAAGCACCCAGCGAATCACTGAGTATATGTGGGATGGAGCAAACATTGTTCAGCACAGCCAAAAGAGCGCCGATGGCAGCGTCATTCAGGCAATTGAATACCTCTACGAGCCAGAGAGTTTCCGCCCACTCGCGCAGGTAACGCATAAGGCCAACCAAGCGTCTCAGCTACACTATATCGTGACAGACCATGCAGGCACGCCACAGGAGCTGTGCAGCGAAAATGGCGAGGTCGTTTGGCAAGGTGAGCAAGCCTTATGGGGTCATTACCAACAACAAAATGCGCTTCCTAATCATGGTTTTAGAGAAAACGCCCACAATGATGGGCTATACTGTGACCTGCGTTACCAAGGGCAGATAGAAGACCGTGAATCCGGCCTTTACTACAACGTTAATCGCTATTATGATGCAGACAGCGGCCAGTACCTAAGCCCAGACCCAATCGGGTTTGCGGGCGGGTTAAGGCCACAAGCATACGTGTTTAACCCGCTGGATTGGGTTGACCCATTGGGCCTATCACGATACCCAGGTGTTGATTTTAGTAACTCAGATGCGCTTTATTCGGGCACCAATAATCAAAAGAATATCGTTCAAATACAGTTACAAGGCACAAGAAGTCGTGACTTTACACAGGCAAATCGTGCGGCAGGATTTTCTTCTACACCAAAAGGTTATACTTGGCATCATGCTAATGACTTTAATCCCATAGGTGGTACATCCACTATGCAGTTAGTGCAAAGAAGCGCACATGAGGAAACATATCCTCATAGTGGTTCGGCCTCTCAGTTTTCCAAAGAGTTTGGAGTGAAATATGATACACCCGAAGCTGTATTTGTAAGCGAAGAAAAAGGTTGGCTTAAAGGTCGTACACCTAAAAAATCATGTGGATAA
- the vasL gene encoding type VI secretion-related protein VasL — translation MSNMIYIDNAFFRLTQDSGSIRVLEPYIRVREEINRRFNPIAGGSDWEAVKENCEVLARGPGMDFMMCGYYTVACLKTQGLVGFATGLELLSSSLANQSRGDTKTDKMRKELLDWVNGRVVQELKALKPDHDILRELYRAERFCDRLHQLVEKQSTNYKVDFEGVGFALFEHIDRIETQYHNLFKKQERNEPPKLKFWQKGLGMSAIAACAVVVGVSTGWKAWPWYYSTPYGQPKLISTINDTQQAKLFVDQSSDNQRARWQKDLVPLYGEALEHDILESFSDSKRQAMAHVQLLKTLYPEGDKTTQLNAMFSEQQKVALEQTELFVAKFSDIRTKMANISLLAKRGKWRDLQKQTKSLEVFAISLSPIYGRVDYVQELIKEGELETAEKEFDILKERLNNLSWKIAVLEQEIYRSGSVSQ, via the coding sequence ATGTCCAATATGATTTATATTGATAATGCGTTTTTTCGATTAACTCAGGATTCTGGCTCAATTCGAGTTTTAGAGCCTTATATCCGAGTAAGAGAAGAAATCAACCGTCGTTTTAACCCCATTGCTGGTGGCAGTGATTGGGAAGCGGTTAAAGAAAACTGTGAAGTACTAGCACGTGGCCCAGGGATGGATTTTATGATGTGCGGCTATTACACCGTGGCATGTCTAAAAACTCAAGGTTTGGTTGGCTTCGCTACTGGTTTAGAATTATTGAGTAGCAGTCTAGCGAATCAAAGTCGTGGTGATACCAAAACCGATAAAATGCGTAAAGAGCTTCTCGATTGGGTTAACGGTCGTGTTGTACAAGAACTAAAAGCGTTGAAACCGGATCACGATATTCTTCGCGAACTGTATCGAGCTGAGCGATTTTGCGATCGTTTACACCAGTTAGTTGAGAAGCAAAGTACCAATTACAAAGTCGATTTTGAAGGCGTGGGATTCGCGCTTTTTGAGCATATTGATCGCATAGAAACCCAATACCACAATTTATTCAAAAAACAGGAGCGAAATGAGCCACCAAAGCTAAAGTTTTGGCAAAAAGGACTCGGCATGTCGGCAATAGCGGCGTGCGCCGTGGTTGTCGGTGTATCTACGGGGTGGAAAGCGTGGCCATGGTATTACTCAACACCTTATGGGCAGCCTAAGCTTATTAGCACAATAAATGATACGCAGCAGGCTAAGTTGTTTGTTGATCAGTCTTCCGACAACCAGCGAGCACGTTGGCAGAAAGATCTTGTTCCATTATATGGCGAAGCACTAGAGCACGACATATTGGAATCATTCTCCGATTCCAAGCGACAAGCGATGGCTCATGTTCAACTGCTTAAAACGCTTTACCCTGAAGGTGACAAAACAACACAGCTCAACGCGATGTTTTCAGAGCAGCAGAAAGTGGCACTTGAACAAACCGAGTTATTTGTTGCTAAGTTCAGTGATATTCGAACCAAGATGGCCAATATCTCCCTACTGGCGAAGCGTGGAAAATGGCGTGATTTACAAAAGCAAACCAAATCATTGGAGGTATTTGCTATTAGCCTATCTCCAATCTACGGACGTGTAGATTATGTTCAAGAACTCATTAAAGAAGGTGAGCTTGAAACCGCTGAAAAAGAATTTGATATTCTCAAAGAGCGGCTAAACAACCTTAGCTGGAAGATAGCTGTATTAGAGCAGGAGATCTATCGTTCAGGCAGTGTTAGTCAATAG